In a single window of the Nocardiopsis composta genome:
- a CDS encoding VWA domain-containing protein, translating into MERFRYTRGRSGPDPLAPPFDANAALRELGREVLGGASAADALRTLLRRGVQGITGLDALVERVRGLRAEAAARGRPDRVLRRARAVLDRALAAEREALAADPSDEARLREIRLASLPRDAAAALHELAEEPYRWRSAEAERMVRGLLDEVRDELIAARLGGVPGAAGDPGRTARMAHALAALLEAAARGEEADVAAFLVEFGDFFPDGLDDLDAVVDLLARRAAAARRLAAGLTAERRAELAALLDRVAARGGLGPALDRLADALLAHRPDLDWAGAEGPLPVDGPAGPGPDEAAAVLDELADLAALEEALERAGERGARPGAVADVDRAAVARLLGSEAAEDLDRLAGLERILRDRGHLAGTRTRPRLTPRAVRLLGEAALRDLAPGPRRRTRRGGHPGASSGDPGDPAGGVLPWEPGCAAPIDAAATVRAAVLRTAAERGRLPGAAAPGGSAPTGAPARVALAPQDLRAAETDFRASAAVCLLVDLSYSMVRGGLLGPAREAALALCALAESRYPEDAVTVIGFDEYARVLRPRELVEPLRRRVQGSNVQHALRLAGAHLDRRPGAAPIVVAVTDGEPTAHLRRDGTAAFSWPPAAETAAATAAELDRIRDRGAALTLVVPGGADPGAFAAEVRARGGRIVPADPAGPGRAVLHAYSSGRRRL; encoded by the coding sequence ATGGAGCGCTTCCGCTACACCCGCGGCCGGTCCGGGCCCGACCCGCTGGCCCCGCCGTTCGACGCCAATGCGGCGCTGCGCGAACTCGGCCGGGAGGTGCTCGGCGGGGCGTCGGCCGCCGACGCGCTGCGCACCCTGCTCCGGCGGGGCGTGCAAGGGATCACCGGGCTGGACGCCCTGGTCGAGCGGGTGCGCGGGCTGCGCGCGGAGGCCGCCGCCCGGGGGCGGCCGGACCGGGTGCTCCGCCGGGCGCGCGCCGTGCTGGACCGGGCCCTGGCCGCCGAGCGGGAGGCGCTGGCCGCCGACCCCTCCGACGAGGCGCGGCTGCGCGAGATCCGGCTGGCCTCGCTGCCCCGGGACGCCGCCGCGGCCCTGCACGAGCTGGCCGAAGAGCCCTACCGGTGGCGGTCGGCCGAAGCCGAGCGGATGGTCCGGGGGCTGCTCGACGAGGTGCGGGACGAGCTGATCGCGGCCCGGCTGGGCGGGGTTCCGGGGGCGGCGGGCGACCCGGGCCGGACGGCGCGGATGGCGCACGCGCTGGCCGCGCTGCTGGAGGCCGCCGCCCGGGGCGAGGAGGCCGACGTCGCGGCGTTCCTCGTCGAGTTCGGCGACTTCTTCCCGGACGGGCTGGACGACCTGGACGCCGTGGTGGACCTGCTGGCCCGGCGGGCCGCGGCCGCTCGGCGGCTGGCCGCGGGGCTCACCGCCGAGCGGCGGGCCGAGCTCGCCGCCCTGCTGGACCGCGTCGCGGCCCGCGGCGGGCTGGGCCCGGCCCTGGACCGGCTGGCCGACGCGCTGCTGGCGCACCGCCCGGACCTGGACTGGGCCGGTGCGGAGGGTCCGCTGCCGGTGGACGGGCCGGCCGGCCCGGGACCGGACGAGGCGGCGGCGGTACTGGACGAGCTGGCCGACCTCGCCGCCCTGGAGGAGGCGCTGGAGCGGGCCGGGGAGCGCGGGGCCCGGCCGGGGGCGGTGGCCGACGTTGACCGCGCCGCGGTGGCGCGGCTGCTCGGCTCGGAGGCCGCCGAGGACCTGGACCGGCTGGCCGGGCTGGAGCGGATCCTGCGCGACCGCGGCCACCTCGCCGGCACCCGGACCCGGCCGCGGCTGACCCCGCGGGCCGTCCGCCTCCTGGGCGAGGCCGCCCTGCGCGATCTGGCGCCCGGACCGCGGCGCCGCACCCGCCGGGGCGGGCACCCCGGCGCCTCCTCCGGCGACCCGGGCGACCCGGCCGGCGGCGTGCTGCCGTGGGAGCCGGGCTGCGCCGCGCCGATCGACGCCGCGGCGACGGTCCGCGCGGCGGTGCTGCGCACCGCGGCGGAGCGCGGACGCCTCCCCGGGGCCGCGGCGCCCGGCGGCTCGGCGCCGACCGGCGCGCCGGCCCGGGTAGCGCTGGCCCCGCAGGACCTGCGCGCTGCGGAGACCGACTTCCGGGCGTCCGCGGCGGTGTGCCTGCTGGTGGACCTGTCCTACTCGATGGTCCGCGGCGGGCTGCTCGGCCCGGCCCGGGAGGCGGCGCTGGCGCTGTGCGCGCTGGCGGAGAGCCGCTACCCGGAGGACGCGGTGACCGTCATCGGGTTCGACGAGTACGCGCGCGTGCTGCGCCCCCGCGAGCTGGTCGAACCGCTCCGCCGCCGGGTGCAGGGCAGCAACGTGCAGCACGCGCTCCGGCTCGCCGGGGCGCACCTGGACCGGCGGCCGGGGGCGGCGCCGATCGTGGTGGCGGTGACCGACGGGGAGCCCACCGCGCACCTGCGCCGGGACGGGACGGCGGCGTTCTCCTGGCCGCCGGCGGCGGAGACCGCCGCGGCGACCGCCGCCGAGCTGGACCGAATCCGGGACCGCGGTGCGGCGCTGACCCTGGTCGTCCCGGGCGGCGCCGACCCCGGCGCCTTCGCCGCGGAGGTCCGGGCGCGCGGCGGCCGGATCGTCCCCGCCGACCCCGCCGGTCCGGGCCGCGCGGTGCTGCACGCCTACTCTTCGGGGCGGCGCCGACTTTGA
- a CDS encoding GntR family transcriptional regulator: MREESRYRQIARTLRREIEGGELPPGARVSSEKELEERFQASRNTVRLALGMLRNQGLVASHPGKGHFVQRVLPITYYANRPSGGSGSGIEFSAFTAGSKVSELLIESATAEIASRLRIPEGERVVVRRTSGYVEDRCTMRRTSYYPMDIAQGSPIMHPAPLPDGAAAVLAELGHPQVGNVDELQTRMPAPEEAEDLRLPQGVPVLELYRTGYSESRPIVLEWVVFAGNGTRFQYEIGDLGAYRRD, translated from the coding sequence ATGCGCGAAGAGAGCAGATACCGCCAGATCGCCCGCACCCTGCGCCGAGAGATCGAGGGCGGCGAGCTTCCCCCGGGCGCGCGCGTCTCCTCGGAGAAGGAGCTGGAGGAGCGGTTCCAGGCGTCCCGCAACACCGTCCGGCTGGCCCTGGGCATGCTGCGCAACCAGGGCCTGGTCGCCAGCCACCCGGGCAAGGGCCACTTCGTCCAGCGGGTCCTGCCGATCACCTACTACGCCAACCGGCCCTCCGGCGGCTCCGGGTCGGGCATCGAGTTCTCCGCCTTCACCGCCGGCTCCAAGGTCTCCGAGCTGCTCATCGAGAGCGCCACCGCGGAGATCGCCAGCAGGCTGCGCATCCCCGAGGGGGAGCGGGTGGTGGTCCGCCGCACCTCCGGCTACGTGGAGGACCGCTGCACCATGCGGCGCACCTCCTACTACCCGATGGACATCGCCCAGGGCAGCCCGATCATGCACCCGGCGCCGCTGCCGGACGGCGCCGCCGCGGTCCTGGCCGAACTCGGCCACCCCCAGGTCGGCAACGTCGACGAGCTGCAGACCCGGATGCCCGCCCCGGAGGAGGCCGAGGACCTCCGCCTCCCGCAGGGCGTCCCGGTGCTGGAGCTGTACCGGACCGGCTACTCCGAGTCCCGGCCGATCGTGCTCGAATGGGTAGTGTTCGCCGGGAACGGCACCCGGTTCCAGTACGAGATCGGCGATCTCGGCGCCTACCGCAGGGACTGA
- a CDS encoding acyltransferase: MGLRVSRLFSWMMRAAWSWARRSAEIRHGSRAARRFAGYGPGTSIAFPTATVFGEPWIELGSHTLIGADITLAAGMLPGLDLGPRPLIRIGDGCTIGRGSHIVAHCSIEIGDHVFTGPYVYITDQNHVYSDTEVPVGRQWPVDDPVRIGSGTWLGANAVVLPGARLGRNCVVAAGTVVRPGAYPDHSVIAGVPGRIVRRHDAEAGWIPPLRPPGDRPDGPHPSRPGGACPGGPAASQP; the protein is encoded by the coding sequence ATGGGGCTCCGGGTGTCACGGCTGTTCTCCTGGATGATGCGGGCGGCGTGGTCCTGGGCGCGCCGCAGCGCCGAGATCCGTCACGGGTCGCGGGCGGCCCGCCGCTTCGCCGGCTACGGCCCCGGCACCTCGATCGCCTTCCCCACCGCGACGGTCTTCGGCGAGCCGTGGATCGAACTGGGCTCGCACACCCTGATCGGCGCGGACATCACCCTGGCCGCGGGCATGCTGCCCGGCCTCGACCTGGGCCCGCGGCCGCTGATCCGGATCGGCGACGGGTGCACCATCGGGCGCGGGTCGCACATCGTCGCGCACTGCTCGATCGAGATCGGCGACCACGTGTTCACCGGCCCCTACGTCTACATCACCGACCAGAACCACGTGTACAGCGACACCGAGGTGCCGGTGGGGCGGCAGTGGCCGGTGGACGACCCGGTGCGGATCGGCTCCGGCACCTGGCTCGGCGCCAACGCGGTGGTGCTGCCCGGGGCGCGGCTGGGCCGCAACTGCGTGGTGGCCGCCGGCACCGTGGTCCGCCCCGGCGCCTACCCCGACCACAGCGTGATCGCCGGCGTGCCCGGCCGGATCGTCCGCCGGCACGACGCGGAAGCGGGCTGGATCCCCCCGCTGCGCCCGCCGGGCGACCGCCCCGACGGCCCGCACCCGTCCCGTCCGGGCGGCGCCTGCCCCGGCGGCCCGGCCGCCTCTCAGCCCTGA
- a CDS encoding GntR family transcriptional regulator: MTASKKHDVADRLRAALDRGEYAPGDRLPRSAELAARFGVSAATVRSALHILQDEGRVSVHPGRGAFVRGYRPTLHLATDVQGARDSERFEAGYAALLRELGHPSVTEEIKVGIEEMRPKTAKRLGGPEPSGGTGALAVVRSCDRFVDGVLWESQTSHLPYAIAGDTELMAPERISRGVDQVLAELGHPRDWAWDAVGARMPTPAEAERFGLGPGVALLVQERTVYSARTAVRFTETVMPADRHQLVYADPTAPSELLLLAADVSIFET, translated from the coding sequence ATGACCGCCTCGAAGAAGCACGACGTCGCCGACCGGCTGCGCGCCGCCCTGGACCGCGGCGAGTACGCCCCGGGCGACCGGCTGCCGCGCAGCGCCGAACTGGCCGCGCGCTTCGGCGTCTCCGCGGCGACCGTCCGTTCGGCCCTGCACATCCTCCAGGACGAGGGCCGGGTGAGCGTCCACCCCGGGCGCGGTGCCTTCGTCCGCGGCTACCGCCCCACCCTGCACCTGGCCACCGACGTGCAGGGCGCCCGCGACTCCGAGCGGTTCGAGGCCGGGTACGCGGCCCTGCTCCGGGAACTCGGCCACCCCTCGGTCACCGAGGAGATCAAGGTCGGCATCGAGGAGATGCGCCCCAAGACCGCCAAGCGCCTCGGCGGGCCCGAGCCGTCCGGCGGCACCGGGGCGCTGGCCGTGGTCCGCTCCTGCGACCGCTTCGTCGACGGGGTGCTCTGGGAGTCCCAGACCAGCCACCTGCCCTACGCCATCGCCGGCGACACCGAGCTGATGGCCCCCGAGCGGATCTCCCGCGGCGTCGACCAGGTCCTCGCCGAACTCGGCCACCCCCGCGACTGGGCCTGGGACGCGGTCGGCGCCCGCATGCCCACCCCCGCCGAGGCCGAACGCTTCGGCCTCGGCCCCGGCGTCGCCCTCCTGGTCCAGGAGCGGACCGTCTACTCCGCCCGGACCGCGGTCCGCTTCACCGAGACCGTCATGCCGGCCGACCGCCACCAGCTCGTCTACGCCGACCCCACCGCCCCGAGCGAACTGCTGCTGCTCGCCGCCGACGTCAGCATCTTCGAGACCTGA
- a CDS encoding cystathionine beta-synthase yields MRVHESLIDLVGDTPLLRLNKVTEGLAPTVLAKVEYFNPGGSVKDRIALRMVEQAEKDGLIGPGGTIVEPTSGNTGVGLAIVAAQRGYRCVFVCPDKVGADKLAVLRAYGAEVVVCPTTVAPDHPESYYSVSDRLAQTIPGAWKPNQYTNQNNPESHYRSTGPEIWEQTEGRITHFVAGIGTGGTITGTGRYLKEVSGGRVKVIGADPEGSVYSGGSGRPYLVEGVGEDIWPETYDQSVCDEVVAVSDKDSFLMTRRLAKEETLLVGGSCGLAVEAALRVAATASPEDVIVVLLPDGGRGYLGKIFNDEWMADYGFLSAETEEPTAADVLGGKAGDLPEFVHVHPHETVGTAVEIMREYGVSQLPVMKEEPPVMAAEVVGSIAERDVLDALFTSRVRLEDTISEHMSPPLPVVGGGEPVSECVRLLQNAGAVVVLRDGKPAGVLTRQDVLAHLAG; encoded by the coding sequence ATGCGGGTGCACGAGTCTTTGATCGACCTCGTCGGAGACACCCCGCTGCTGCGGCTGAACAAGGTGACCGAAGGGCTGGCGCCGACCGTGCTGGCCAAGGTCGAGTACTTCAACCCCGGCGGGTCGGTGAAGGACCGGATCGCGCTGCGCATGGTCGAGCAGGCGGAGAAGGACGGCCTCATCGGACCCGGCGGGACCATCGTCGAGCCCACCTCCGGCAACACCGGCGTGGGCCTGGCCATCGTCGCCGCCCAGCGCGGCTACCGCTGCGTGTTCGTCTGCCCGGACAAGGTCGGCGCGGACAAGCTCGCGGTGCTGCGCGCCTACGGCGCCGAAGTGGTGGTCTGCCCGACCACCGTGGCGCCCGACCACCCGGAGTCCTACTACTCGGTCTCCGACCGCCTCGCGCAGACCATCCCCGGTGCGTGGAAGCCGAACCAGTACACCAACCAGAACAACCCGGAGTCGCACTACCGCTCCACCGGCCCGGAGATCTGGGAGCAGACCGAGGGCCGGATCACCCACTTCGTCGCCGGCATCGGCACCGGCGGCACCATCACCGGGACCGGCCGCTACCTCAAGGAGGTCTCCGGCGGCCGGGTCAAGGTGATCGGCGCCGACCCGGAGGGCTCGGTCTACTCCGGCGGCAGCGGCCGCCCCTACCTGGTCGAGGGGGTCGGCGAGGACATCTGGCCGGAGACCTACGACCAGTCCGTCTGCGACGAGGTCGTCGCGGTCAGCGACAAGGACTCCTTCCTGATGACCCGCCGGCTGGCCAAGGAGGAGACGCTGCTGGTCGGCGGCTCCTGCGGGCTGGCCGTCGAGGCGGCGCTGCGGGTGGCCGCCACCGCCTCCCCCGAGGACGTCATCGTGGTGCTGCTGCCCGACGGCGGCCGCGGCTACCTCGGAAAGATCTTCAACGACGAGTGGATGGCCGACTACGGCTTCCTCAGCGCCGAGACCGAGGAGCCCACCGCCGCCGACGTGCTCGGCGGCAAGGCCGGCGACCTGCCCGAGTTCGTGCACGTCCACCCGCACGAGACGGTGGGCACCGCGGTGGAGATCATGCGCGAGTACGGGGTCAGCCAGCTCCCGGTGATGAAGGAGGAGCCGCCGGTGATGGCGGCCGAGGTGGTCGGCTCCATCGCCGAGCGCGACGTGCTGGACGCGCTGTTCACCTCCCGGGTCCGCCTGGAGGACACCATCTCGGAGCACATGAGCCCGCCGCTGCCGGTGGTCGGCGGCGGCGAGCCGGTCAGCGAGTGCGTCCGGCTGCTGCAGAACGCCGGCGCGGTGGTGGTGCTCCGCGACGGCAAGCCCGCGGGCGTCCTCACCCGCCAGGACGTCCTGGCCCACCTGGCCGGCTAG
- a CDS encoding GntR family transcriptional regulator encodes MEPRHLEIAHDLMEDIDEGRYPPGAALPTEDKLMGRYGTSRNTVRRALQELTSRGRIDVKQGSGSTVRSYAPVTHLAGGSADGEDDEHYASYVERVEAERDAEPHQRLRVMVEAAGDAVAELLGLGAGDDRSVVIRRCDRYLNGRLWQRQMAYYPRFLTLENPKGAELVGPEDIQGGVRALLEEMGYPQTGSWDVIGARMPSLKESTLFSVGPGVPLMVHDRLAYSGDRPLRLIRTLMPADRHQLLYREGELSPEALRTGMGVNVHDR; translated from the coding sequence ATGGAGCCACGGCACCTGGAGATCGCCCACGACCTCATGGAGGACATCGACGAGGGGCGCTATCCTCCCGGGGCCGCGCTTCCCACCGAGGACAAGCTCATGGGGCGGTACGGCACCTCGCGCAACACCGTCCGCCGGGCGCTCCAGGAACTCACCAGCCGCGGCCGGATCGACGTCAAGCAGGGCAGCGGCAGCACCGTCCGCAGCTACGCCCCCGTCACCCACCTGGCCGGCGGCTCCGCGGACGGCGAGGACGACGAGCACTACGCCTCCTACGTCGAGCGGGTGGAGGCCGAGCGCGACGCCGAACCGCACCAGCGGCTCCGGGTGATGGTGGAGGCCGCCGGCGACGCCGTCGCCGAACTGCTCGGCCTCGGCGCGGGCGACGACCGGTCCGTGGTGATCCGCCGCTGCGACCGCTACCTCAACGGCCGGCTGTGGCAGCGGCAGATGGCCTACTACCCGCGCTTCCTCACCCTGGAGAACCCCAAGGGGGCCGAGCTGGTCGGACCGGAGGACATCCAGGGCGGCGTGCGGGCCCTGCTGGAGGAGATGGGCTACCCGCAGACCGGGTCCTGGGACGTGATCGGCGCCCGGATGCCCTCGCTCAAGGAGTCGACCCTGTTCTCGGTCGGCCCGGGGGTCCCGCTGATGGTGCACGACCGGCTGGCCTACTCGGGCGACCGGCCGCTCCGGCTGATCCGGACCCTGATGCCGGCCGACCGGCACCAGCTCCTCTACCGCGAGGGCGAGCTGAGCCCCGAGGCGCTGCGCACCGGCATGGGGGTCAACGTGCACGACCGCTGA
- a CDS encoding peptidase inhibitor family I36 protein: MTVLKKGLISATTAGAMLFTGTAVAAPAQAATGWDRCPHGYACLFSQPDGQGTIGIFKYGSPDLRQQGLDDNVRSVWNRAGATLALFSGYNHIGLTTTFPAYDHPSNSTDTEAGSAKVAW, translated from the coding sequence ATGACCGTTCTGAAAAAGGGTCTGATCTCGGCCACGACGGCGGGGGCCATGCTGTTCACCGGGACCGCCGTGGCCGCTCCAGCGCAGGCCGCCACCGGGTGGGACCGCTGCCCGCACGGCTACGCCTGCCTCTTCTCCCAGCCCGACGGGCAGGGGACCATCGGGATCTTCAAATACGGATCCCCCGACTTGAGGCAGCAGGGCCTGGACGACAACGTCCGCTCGGTCTGGAACCGCGCGGGAGCCACCCTGGCCCTGTTCAGCGGCTACAACCACATCGGCCTCACCACGACCTTCCCCGCCTATGACCACCCGAGCAACAGCACCGACACCGAGGCCGGGTCGGCGAAGGTCGCCTGGTAG
- a CDS encoding cystathionine gamma-synthase: MTFDGFETLAIHAGQEADAETGAVVVPIYQTSTYAQDGVGGLRGGYEYSRTANPTRTALEECLAALESGARGLAFASGMAAEDTLLRTIAGPGGHVIIPGDAYGGTFRLFSKVLERWGLEWDAVDQTDPAAVRRAMRPSTVAVWTESPTNPLLNITDIETMAEIAHDGGALLVVDNTFASPYLQRPLLLGADVVVHSTTKYMGGHSDVVGGALVAADPELGERIAFHQNTMGAVAGPFDAWLTLRGAKTLGVRMDRHCANAEKVVEALSGHPAVREVLYPGLPEHPGHKVAERQMRAFGGMVSFRLRDGEEAALRVCDRARLFTLGESLGGVESLIEHPARMTHASTAGSPLEVPADLVRLSVGIESADDLVADLLAALD; this comes from the coding sequence ATGACGTTCGACGGGTTTGAGACGCTGGCGATCCACGCCGGCCAGGAGGCCGACGCCGAGACGGGTGCGGTGGTCGTCCCCATCTACCAGACCAGCACCTACGCCCAGGACGGCGTGGGCGGGCTGCGCGGCGGCTACGAGTACTCGCGTACCGCCAACCCCACCCGGACCGCGCTGGAGGAGTGCCTGGCCGCGCTCGAATCGGGCGCCCGCGGGCTGGCGTTCGCCTCCGGCATGGCGGCCGAGGACACCCTGCTGCGCACCATCGCCGGCCCCGGGGGCCACGTGATCATCCCCGGCGACGCCTACGGGGGCACCTTCCGGCTCTTCTCCAAGGTGCTGGAGCGCTGGGGCCTGGAGTGGGACGCGGTGGACCAGACCGACCCGGCCGCGGTGCGCCGCGCGATGCGCCCGTCCACGGTCGCGGTGTGGACCGAATCGCCGACCAACCCGCTGCTCAACATCACCGACATCGAGACGATGGCGGAGATCGCGCACGACGGCGGGGCGCTGCTGGTGGTGGACAACACCTTCGCCTCGCCCTACCTGCAGCGGCCGCTGCTGCTCGGCGCGGACGTGGTGGTGCACTCCACCACCAAGTACATGGGCGGCCACTCCGACGTGGTCGGCGGCGCCCTGGTGGCGGCCGACCCGGAGCTGGGCGAGCGGATCGCCTTCCACCAGAACACCATGGGCGCGGTCGCCGGGCCGTTCGACGCCTGGCTGACCCTGCGCGGCGCCAAGACGCTCGGCGTCCGGATGGACCGGCACTGCGCCAACGCGGAGAAGGTCGTCGAGGCGCTCTCCGGCCACCCGGCGGTGCGCGAGGTGCTCTACCCGGGCCTGCCGGAGCACCCCGGGCACAAGGTCGCCGAGCGGCAAATGCGCGCGTTCGGCGGCATGGTGTCGTTCCGGCTGCGCGACGGCGAGGAGGCCGCGCTGCGGGTCTGCGACCGGGCGCGGCTGTTCACCCTGGGCGAGTCGCTGGGCGGCGTGGAGTCGCTGATCGAGCACCCCGCCCGGATGACGCACGCCTCCACCGCCGGCTCGCCGCTGGAGGTCCCGGCCGACCTGGTCCGGCTCTCGGTGGGCATCGAGTCCGCCGACGACCTGGTCGCCGACCTGCTGGCCGCGCTGGACTGA